The DNA window CTTCCTCTACAAACGCCTGATATTCCTGGGCGCTTAACAGTTCCTCCATCTCTGTGATCTCCTTTACTTTCACAAACCACGCGTCATAGGGCATCTCATTAATAGATTCCGGCGCGTCCAGAAGCTCCTCGTTGATCTGGCTGATCACTCCTGATACCGGGGAATACACATCAGACACTGCTTTGACAGATTCCACATCCGCAAATGCCTCTCCCACCGTCACTTCATCTCCCTCTTCCGGCAGATTGACAAACACCAGATCCCCAAGCTCAGACTGGGCGAAATCGGTAAGCCCGATGATCACTTCGTCTCCCTCTTCTTTTACCCATTCATGGGATTTTGAATACCTCAGTTCTTCTCTTAATTCCATAGCTGCTTCTCCTTTCTTTTCCCTTGAATTTAAATTTTATCTGCTTCGCTTATAAAATGGCAGGGGCACTATCTGAGCTTCCACCATACGCCCTCTTACCTCCACGCTGACCAGGTCTCCTTCTTCTCCATAAGAAGCGTCTACCAGGGCCATTGCCGCCGGATATCCAAGATATGGGCAGTGGGTCCCGGAAGTAGTCCGGCCGATCGGTTTCCCATCCAGATAAACAGGCTGATCCTCCCGGATGATACCCCGGCCCGTAACTTTCAGGCCTACTCTTTTTCTCCTTGGTTCTCCCATCTCTTTTAAAGCTTTCCTGCCGATAAAGTCTTCTTTAGACATCTTTACGGCAAATCCAAGCCCAGTCTCCAAGGGCGTCACTTCCTCGTCCATCTCATGGCCGTAGAGGGGCAT is part of the Lachnospiraceae bacterium KGMB03038 genome and encodes:
- the gcvH gene encoding glycine cleavage system protein GcvH, whose product is MELREELRYSKSHEWVKEEGDEVIIGLTDFAQSELGDLVFVNLPEEGDEVTVGEAFADVESVKAVSDVYSPVSGVISQINEELLDAPESINEMPYDAWFVKVKEITEMEELLSAQEYQAFVEEG